The Desulfonispora thiosulfatigenes DSM 11270 genome window below encodes:
- the ilvC gene encoding ketol-acid reductoisomerase: MVQMYYDKDANLEVLQGKKVAVIGYGSQGHAHAQSLQDSGVDVVVGLRPGSSTFKKVEADGLKALPIDEASKQADIIMILIPDENQKEIYDTYIKENLVAGNSLVFAHGFNVHFGQIVPPADVDVFLVAPKGPGHMVRRLYIDGVGIPGLFAIYQDASGKCRDKALAYAKGIGCTRAGVLETTFKEETETDLFGEQAVLCGGMTELVRAGFDTLVEAGYKPEIAYFECLHEMKLIVDLMYEGGIHNMRYSISDTAEYGDFVAGKRIINDDVRAEMKKVLRDIQDGTFAYNWLLENKVGRPRYSAAKNEGRNHLIEQVGEELRSKMAWLKK, translated from the coding sequence ATGGTACAAATGTATTATGATAAAGATGCAAATTTAGAGGTATTACAAGGCAAAAAGGTTGCAGTAATTGGTTATGGTTCACAAGGTCATGCTCACGCTCAAAGTTTACAAGATAGTGGAGTAGATGTAGTAGTAGGTCTTCGTCCTGGTAGTAGTACCTTTAAAAAAGTTGAAGCAGACGGTTTAAAAGCATTACCTATTGATGAAGCGAGTAAACAAGCTGATATCATCATGATCCTAATTCCTGATGAAAATCAAAAAGAAATTTACGATACCTATATCAAGGAAAACTTAGTAGCTGGAAATTCTTTAGTATTTGCTCATGGATTTAATGTTCATTTTGGACAAATTGTACCTCCAGCAGATGTAGACGTATTTTTAGTAGCTCCTAAGGGACCTGGACATATGGTTAGAAGACTTTATATTGATGGCGTAGGAATCCCAGGATTATTTGCAATTTATCAAGACGCTAGTGGAAAATGTAGAGATAAAGCATTAGCTTATGCTAAAGGAATTGGTTGTACTAGAGCTGGAGTTTTAGAAACAACATTTAAGGAAGAAACAGAAACTGATCTTTTTGGAGAACAAGCAGTTTTATGTGGTGGAATGACAGAATTAGTTAGAGCAGGATTTGACACTTTAGTAGAAGCAGGATATAAGCCTGAAATCGCTTATTTTGAATGTTTACATGAAATGAAATTAATCGTTGATTTAATGTATGAAGGTGGAATCCACAACATGCGTTATTCTATTTCTGATACAGCTGAATACGGTGATTTTGTAGCAGGAAAGAGAATTATTAATGATGATGTAAGAGCAGAAATGAAAAAAGTATTAAGAGATATTCAAGATGGTACATTTGCTTATAATTGGTTATTAGAAAATAAAGTAGGTCGTCCACGTTATTCAGCAGCAAAGAATGAAGGTAGAAATCATTTAATTGAGCAAGTAGGAGAAGAATTAAGAAGTAAAATGGCTTGGCTTAAAAAATAA
- the ilvB gene encoding biosynthetic-type acetolactate synthase large subunit, with the protein MIHSGAQILVKALEKEGVDLIFGYPGGAVLEIYDELEKSSIDHVLVRHEQASVHGASGYARASNKVGVALATSGPGATNLVTGIATAYMDSVPLVIITGQVPRILVGTDAFQEVDITGITAPVIKYNYLVQDVKDLPKVVAEAFYIARSGRPGPVLIDIPSDVSRDECEYIPYNKVNIRSYKPTIKGHPEMIKKAVKMIKESQFPLLCVGGGVISSNCYEEVKKLQELTQANVVSTMMGLGGFPSDDQVHKGMLGTYGHKKANEFVQKCDLFLALGMRFDDRVVGNSARFAPNAKVIHIDIDPAEIGKNINPDLPIVGDLQHILKDINKHLEKEKKSDIDWNIESIEKWENLMVPEILRKVSELVPKETIFTTDVGQHQLWSALNIPFNLPRKWISSCGLGTMGYGIPAAVGAQLAMPDKLVIAITGDGSFQMGMTELGTISELDLPLKILVFNNNCLGMVRQLQHHYCGERYSQVRFKKALDFMTLAKAFGAEGYKIENIEESENILKEAFNNNKFSIIECLVDPQDLVYPMVLSGDGLDQMTGV; encoded by the coding sequence ATGATACACAGTGGGGCACAGATTTTAGTTAAAGCTCTAGAAAAAGAAGGGGTAGATTTAATTTTTGGATACCCAGGAGGGGCTGTGCTTGAAATCTATGATGAATTAGAGAAAAGCTCTATAGATCATGTTCTTGTTAGGCATGAGCAAGCAAGTGTGCATGGGGCAAGTGGTTACGCTCGTGCTTCTAATAAAGTAGGAGTAGCGCTAGCAACATCAGGGCCAGGAGCTACTAACTTAGTTACTGGAATTGCTACAGCTTATATGGATTCAGTGCCCCTTGTGATCATTACAGGTCAGGTTCCACGAATATTAGTGGGTACAGATGCTTTTCAAGAGGTAGATATAACAGGGATTACGGCACCAGTAATTAAATATAATTATTTAGTTCAAGATGTAAAGGATTTACCAAAGGTTGTAGCAGAAGCTTTTTATATTGCAAGATCTGGAAGGCCAGGGCCAGTGCTTATAGATATTCCTAGTGATGTTTCAAGGGATGAATGTGAGTATATCCCCTACAATAAAGTTAATATAAGAAGTTATAAGCCGACAATAAAAGGTCATCCTGAAATGATAAAAAAGGCAGTTAAGATGATTAAAGAAAGTCAATTTCCTTTACTTTGTGTTGGTGGAGGAGTAATTAGTTCTAACTGTTATGAAGAAGTAAAAAAATTACAAGAATTAACTCAGGCAAACGTCGTGTCAACGATGATGGGTCTCGGTGGGTTTCCATCAGATGATCAGGTACATAAGGGTATGCTTGGAACATATGGGCATAAAAAAGCTAATGAATTTGTCCAAAAGTGCGATTTATTTTTAGCGCTTGGAATGAGATTTGATGATCGAGTAGTGGGTAATTCAGCAAGATTTGCCCCAAATGCAAAAGTAATTCACATAGATATTGATCCAGCAGAAATTGGCAAAAACATAAATCCGGATTTACCTATTGTAGGAGATTTGCAACATATATTGAAAGATATTAATAAGCACTTAGAAAAAGAAAAAAAATCAGATATTGATTGGAATATAGAAAGTATAGAAAAATGGGAAAATTTAATGGTGCCTGAAATTTTAAGAAAAGTATCTGAATTAGTTCCTAAAGAAACCATTTTTACAACAGATGTAGGACAACACCAATTATGGTCAGCTTTAAATATTCCTTTTAATTTACCAAGAAAATGGATTTCATCTTGTGGTTTAGGAACTATGGGATATGGAATTCCTGCTGCTGTCGGAGCCCAATTAGCAATGCCAGATAAATTAGTAATCGCAATTACAGGTGATGGTAGTTTTCAAATGGGGATGACAGAGCTCGGAACCATTTCTGAACTAGACTTACCATTAAAAATATTAGTATTTAATAATAACTGTCTAGGAATGGTAAGGCAGCTGCAACATCATTATTGCGGAGAAAGGTATAGCCAAGTTCGCTTTAAAAAAGCTTTAGATTTTATGACTTTAGCTAAAGCCTTTGGAGCAGAAGGTTATAAAATTGAAAACATAGAGGAAAGCGAGAACATTCTAAAAGAAGCTTTCAATAATAATAAATTTTCGATTATAGAATGTTTAGTAGATCCACAAGATTTAGTCTATCCAATGGTTTTATCAGGTGATGGATTGGATCAAATGACTGGTGTTTAA